The following coding sequences lie in one Musa acuminata AAA Group cultivar baxijiao chromosome BXJ3-1, Cavendish_Baxijiao_AAA, whole genome shotgun sequence genomic window:
- the LOC135628308 gene encoding probable E3 ubiquitin-protein ligase ATL44 encodes MVTPFDPFSSDDASDIAPSLFMVLFSDFLVSYFFFIAGFVIVSIIFFFYKATMKHRERKRKWSAVATMLARIPRSPYVVSSSSSSSSTTSVSIIVPEPDVQSCVICLEEFVNGEELWMLPRCKHLFHGVCIKPWLLVRSATCPVCRKLVTQGETSGAGSRNNSNNYDDTYLFYMR; translated from the coding sequence ATGGTGACACCATTCGATCCATTTTCGTCCGATGATGCATCAGACATCGCACCATCCTTGTTTATGGTGCTATTCTCCGACTTCCtcgtctcctacttcttcttcatTGCCGGCTTCGTGATCGtgtccatcatcttcttcttctacaaAGCAACGATGAAGCACcgtgagagaaaaagaaaatggtCCGCGGTCGCGACCATGTTGGCAAGGATCCCGCGGTCCCCCTACGTagtctcatcttcttcttcttcgtcgtcgacGACTTCTGTTTCCATCATCGTTCCCGAGCCAGACGTGCAGAGCTGCGTCATCTGCCTGGAAGAGTTCGTGAATGGGGAGGAGCTGTGGATGCTGCCCCGGTGCAAGCATTTGTTCCATGGGGTGTGCATCAAACCATGGCTGCTCGTACGATCAGCGACCTGCCCCGTCTGTAGGAAGCTGGTGACGCAGGGAGAAACCAGTGGTGCCGGAAGCCGCAACAACAGCAATAACTACGACGACACGTATCTATTTTATATGAGATAA